In Rhododendron vialii isolate Sample 1 chromosome 9a, ASM3025357v1, the following are encoded in one genomic region:
- the LOC131301882 gene encoding uncharacterized protein LOC131301882, with amino-acid sequence MFKKFDEAINPDCTTLVEPQEKAKSRGRMSTKEKNAAKVKNATKVKNSTRRNPSEFEHVLASLQPSLETPKAVKEKPRRNPKAKEKVTAQVSTCHFIDQFPKPIRPYIESVKDVESDGNCGFRAISAFINEDCNEHEWKQVRIDLLRELDANFDLYERVALRSGRAWELHCILNWHESPAPQAKWMTMPDMGHLIASTYNCVLIHLSKLQCLTFLPLRSKPLPSMKRKVIAIGFVDGGHFVQVFLKKGSPMPPIACNWTIYRDSIAKNWDVPYVKAIQKFKEIIGNDVATKEVIDVD; translated from the exons ATGTTCAAAAAGTTCGATGAGGCTATCAATCCGGATTGCACTACCCTTGTTGAACCCCAAGAGAAGGCAAAGTCACGCGGTCGcatgtcaacaaaagaaaaaaatgcagccAAAGTGAAAAATGCAACTAAAGTAAAAAATTCGACACGTAGGAATCCTTCGGAGTTTGAGCACGTTTTGGCCTCCCTTCAACCCTCCCTTGAAACCCCCAAGGCAGTCAAAGAGAAACCACGGCGCAATCCGAAAGCCAAAGAAAAAGTTACAGCACAAGTTTCAACATGCCACTTCATCGATCAATTTCCGAAACCAATAAGACCTTACATCGAATCGGTTAAGGATGTTGAATCTGATGGGAATTGTGGGTTCCGGGCAATATCGGCCTTCATCAATGAAGATTGCAATGAGCATGAGTGGAAACAGGTAAGAATTGATTTGCTAAGAGAGTTGGATGCAAATTTTGACCTGTACGAAAGAGTGGCATTGAGGAGCGGGAGGGCTTGGGAATTACATTGCATTTTAAATTGGCATGAAAGTCCTGCACCACAGGCTAAGTGGATGACAATGCCGGACATGGGTCATCTCATAGCCTCTACTTATAACTGTGTCCTCATCCACTTATCAAAACTACAATGCCTTACGTTCCTTCCCCTTCGATCTAAACCCTTACCCTCCATGAAGCGAAAGGTTATTGCTATTGGATTCGTCGATGGGGGACATTTTGTACAG GTGTTCCTTAAAAAGGGTTCCCCCATGCCGCCAATAGCTTGCAATTGGACAATCTATCGCGACTCTATAGCAAAAAATTGGGATGTACCATATGTCAAGGCCATTCAAAAGTTCAAGGAGATCATTGGCAATGACGTTGCAACAAAGGAGGTCATCGATGTGGATTAG